The following proteins are co-located in the Burkholderiaceae bacterium DAT-1 genome:
- a CDS encoding DUF1311 domain-containing protein — protein sequence MQMKFTCMVLSVMISVIHVQAADAVQACYDSAKTQSELNRCGGMDQKRADDEINAVYQAVIKKHHADAAFIKKLQIAQRAWLKWRDAEMEAIYPDKDDPNAYGSVFPMCWSSQLAVITEERIKQLRKWIDGTPEGDVCSGSIPVK from the coding sequence ATGCAAATGAAATTCACCTGTATGGTGTTATCAGTCATGATTTCGGTCATTCATGTCCAAGCTGCGGATGCTGTTCAAGCCTGCTATGACAGCGCTAAAACACAAAGCGAGTTGAATCGTTGCGGGGGTATGGACCAGAAGCGGGCTGATGATGAGATCAATGCTGTGTACCAAGCCGTCATTAAAAAGCATCATGCTGATGCAGCATTTATAAAGAAACTTCAAATTGCGCAAAGGGCATGGTTAAAGTGGCGCGATGCTGAAATGGAAGCGATCTATCCCGATAAAGACGACCCCAATGCATATGGCAGTGTCTTTCCAATGTGCTGGAGCAGCCAGTTGGCAGTTATTACAGAAGAGCGAATTAAGCAGCTTCGCAAGTGGATAGATGGCACGCCGGAGGGTGATGTTTGTTCGGGGTCAATTCCGGTCAAGTGA